A single region of the Caldisericum sp. genome encodes:
- the fabD gene encoding ACP S-malonyltransferase, whose product MKAFVFPGQGSQYVGMSAKIPESSVKKEFFNKASEILGFDLLEICEKGPQELLTSTDITQPALYTVSSIYDVLLKEKGIKGDIVAGHSLGEYSALFSAGVFSFETGLKLVRTRGLLMKEASNKAPGKMLAVIGLDKDKIKTLLDSASKFGVIVNANNNAFDQVVLSGSIDAITEAQRIAKELGARLAKPLEVSAAFHSPLMEPVVPEMSKAIDEAEFHTPQIPIVQNVTALPETDVVRIKENLKKQLTGSVNWVDSVLKMDSMGVKEYYEVGPKNVLKGLIERIIKGASVKLAEEVFNG is encoded by the coding sequence ATGAAGGCATTCGTTTTTCCTGGACAGGGTTCGCAGTATGTAGGGATGAGTGCAAAAATCCCCGAAAGTTCAGTTAAAAAAGAGTTTTTTAATAAGGCTTCTGAAATCTTAGGGTTCGATTTGCTTGAGATTTGCGAAAAGGGACCACAGGAATTGCTTACTTCAACAGACATTACACAACCTGCTCTCTACACCGTATCATCCATTTACGATGTCCTCTTAAAGGAAAAAGGTATTAAGGGAGATATTGTTGCAGGGCACAGTCTTGGCGAGTATTCAGCGCTTTTTTCAGCAGGTGTTTTTTCTTTTGAAACGGGGCTTAAACTTGTAAGGACCCGTGGCCTCCTTATGAAGGAAGCTTCAAATAAGGCTCCAGGCAAGATGCTTGCAGTTATCGGACTTGATAAGGATAAGATAAAAACGCTTCTTGATAGCGCTTCGAAATTTGGTGTTATTGTCAATGCAAACAACAACGCATTTGACCAGGTTGTCCTTTCTGGTTCGATTGATGCAATAACAGAAGCACAGCGTATAGCAAAGGAACTTGGAGCACGCCTTGCAAAGCCCCTCGAGGTGTCCGCAGCGTTCCATTCACCTTTAATGGAGCCTGTTGTCCCTGAAATGTCAAAGGCAATTGATGAAGCAGAATTTCATACACCTCAAATACCTATCGTGCAGAATGTGACTGCTTTACCTGAGACTGATGTTGTTCGCATAAAGGAAAACCTCAAGAAGCAACTTACAGGTTCAGTTAACTGGGTTGATTCGGTTTTAAAAATGGATTCAATGGGCGTTAAGGAATACTATGAAGTTGGTCCCAAGAATGTCCTTAAAGGTCTTATTGAACGTATAATTAAAGGCGCTTCTGTAAAGCTTGCAGAGGAGGTCTTTAATGGTTGA
- the fabG gene encoding 3-oxoacyl-[acyl-carrier-protein] reductase, whose amino-acid sequence MVEINLQGTVSIVTGGGRGIGRAISIALAKAGSKVAIIYANRSQDALNTKAEIESLGGVAEVFQCRVEEEPSVENVVKQIVDKFGKIDILVNNAGVTKDTLLLRMSSEDWDLVMNTNLKGAFLMTKHSLKYMLKSNSGRIINIGSIVGITGNIGQANYVSSKAGLIGFTKAVALEYGSRGITSNLVAPGFIETEMTEKLPQNVVESYMNKIVLKRKGTPVDVANAVLFLASPLASYITGSVIIVDGGLSLT is encoded by the coding sequence ATGGTTGAAATTAACCTCCAAGGCACCGTTTCTATCGTGACAGGTGGCGGAAGAGGAATAGGGCGTGCAATTTCTATTGCCCTTGCAAAGGCAGGAAGCAAAGTTGCGATAATCTATGCAAACAGGTCTCAGGATGCACTGAACACAAAGGCAGAAATTGAATCCCTTGGGGGAGTTGCCGAGGTATTTCAGTGCAGGGTTGAGGAGGAGCCTTCCGTTGAAAATGTAGTTAAGCAAATCGTCGATAAGTTTGGTAAAATTGATATACTCGTTAATAATGCTGGTGTTACAAAAGATACACTTCTTTTAAGGATGTCTTCCGAAGATTGGGATCTGGTTATGAATACAAATCTCAAAGGAGCCTTTTTGATGACAAAGCATAGCCTCAAATATATGTTAAAGAGCAATTCTGGAAGGATTATTAATATAGGTTCAATTGTTGGCATTACAGGGAATATTGGGCAAGCAAATTATGTATCATCTAAGGCAGGCCTTATTGGTTTTACAAAGGCAGTTGCGCTTGAATATGGGTCAAGAGGTATCACCTCAAATCTTGTTGCTCCAGGCTTTATTGAAACAGAAATGACAGAAAAACTTCCTCAGAATGTAGTCGAATCATACATGAATAAAATTGTATTGAAGAGGAAAGGAACTCCAGTTGATGTTGCAAATGCAGTCCTTTTCCTTGCTTCTCCTCTTGCAAGTTATATTACAGGAAGTGTTATCATAGTTGATGGTGGGTTATCACTAACATAA
- the acpP gene encoding acyl carrier protein, producing the protein MEEREIREKVAKVVKEKLGVEDDKIVDSAEYVKDLGADSLALVDIAMALEDEFGVKIPDEDINKITTIGATVSYIKEHLG; encoded by the coding sequence ATGGAAGAAAGAGAAATTAGAGAAAAAGTAGCAAAAGTCGTAAAGGAGAAATTAGGCGTAGAAGACGACAAGATCGTTGACTCTGCAGAATATGTAAAAGACCTCGGAGCAGACTCCCTTGCTCTTGTTGACATTGCAATGGCTCTTGAAGATGAATTTGGGGTAAAAATCCCGGATGAGGACATTAATAAAATTACAACAATCGGGGCAACGGTTTCTTACATTAAAGAACATTTAGGGTAA